Proteins from a single region of Flavobacterium sp. YJ01:
- a CDS encoding TonB-dependent receptor — MKYRFTISFLSFCFALLTSVSALAQEKATIKGQISLTNNQAADNVSVVLKGTKIGTSTDANGFYEIKNIKPGNYVIKVSGIGYSSKEKSVSLNGGDSIIEDFRISENSQELNEIVVNGNKKNPLARKETQQVSRLPLKNLENPQVYTTITAELLKEQVVTNIDDALKNAPGLTPLWASTGRGGDGAGYFSLRGFAVQPTMINGLPGLSNGGLDPANIDKIEVIKGPSGTLFGSSLISYGGLINLTTKKPYDHFGGEVSYTAGSNGLNRVTADVNTPVDDEHKINFRVNTAYHTENSFQDAGFKKSFFFAPSLSYQVNDKLSFFVNTEFMNNKQTNATMLFLDRGAPLRVHNMDELGYDNKRSYTSNELAIETPSYNLQAQMNYKFNDQWSSQTVVSRGSSSSDGYYSYIYEGTQYAPAAINQGIVLGRFMNYQNSTTLTTDIQQNFIGDFKIGNMRNRIVAGLDYFNRGVIDNSSNYVSNGNIYIGNLDLKTVNENLYGITDPAKYITNGDNGNLTKAGTDALIASAGMSNNRTKQEVYSAYVSDVFNFTPALSAMASLRVDRFMTAGNVATKDDDFNQTAFSPKFGLVYQPILDKVSIFANYMDGFANSAPVTEILQDGTSRPRTFKPEHANQFEIGTKLNIFRDKLYATFSYYDIQVKDQVYVVYTATTQTAFQDGAQRNKGFEAEFIANPVAGLNIVAGYSYVDAVLNAGDPSFVGHRPESSGPRNLANLWASYKFPEGDLQGFGLGFGGNYADKNLIMNRNVVGQFALPSYTVLNSSIFYGTEKYTLTLKLDNIANVDTYDGWSTIHPRNMRTVAANFSYRF; from the coding sequence ATGAAATATAGATTTACAATTTCTTTTTTGAGTTTTTGTTTTGCTTTATTGACAAGCGTATCTGCACTTGCACAAGAAAAAGCAACTATTAAAGGTCAAATTAGCTTAACGAATAATCAAGCTGCAGACAATGTTTCTGTGGTATTAAAGGGAACAAAAATAGGAACTAGTACAGATGCAAATGGTTTCTATGAAATTAAAAACATCAAACCAGGCAACTATGTAATTAAAGTTTCTGGAATTGGATATTCTTCTAAAGAGAAAAGTGTTAGTTTAAATGGCGGCGATTCAATTATTGAAGATTTTAGAATTAGTGAAAATTCTCAAGAATTAAATGAAATCGTGGTAAATGGAAACAAAAAAAATCCATTAGCTCGTAAAGAAACACAGCAAGTATCAAGATTGCCTCTTAAAAATCTTGAAAACCCACAAGTTTACACTACTATTACTGCGGAACTTTTAAAAGAACAAGTTGTTACAAACATTGACGATGCACTTAAAAATGCTCCAGGTTTAACTCCGCTTTGGGCTTCTACAGGACGTGGAGGTGACGGAGCTGGATATTTCTCTTTAAGAGGATTTGCTGTACAGCCAACTATGATTAACGGATTACCAGGATTATCAAACGGAGGTTTAGATCCTGCTAACATCGATAAAATTGAAGTAATTAAAGGACCATCTGGAACTTTATTCGGAAGTAGTTTGATCTCTTACGGAGGTTTAATCAACTTAACAACTAAAAAACCTTACGATCATTTTGGCGGAGAGGTTAGTTATACTGCAGGAAGCAACGGTTTAAACAGAGTTACTGCCGATGTTAATACTCCTGTTGATGATGAACACAAAATTAATTTCCGTGTAAACACAGCTTACCACACAGAAAATAGTTTTCAAGATGCTGGATTCAAAAAATCATTCTTTTTTGCTCCATCATTATCTTACCAAGTAAATGATAAACTATCGTTTTTTGTTAATACAGAATTCATGAATAACAAGCAGACTAATGCTACTATGTTATTCTTAGATAGAGGTGCGCCATTAAGAGTTCATAATATGGATGAATTAGGTTATGATAATAAACGTTCTTACACAAGTAACGAATTGGCAATCGAAACTCCTTCATACAACTTACAAGCTCAGATGAATTATAAATTCAATGATCAATGGAGTTCTCAGACTGTAGTTTCAAGAGGTTCTTCTTCATCTGACGGATATTATTCTTATATCTATGAAGGCACACAATACGCTCCAGCTGCAATCAACCAAGGAATTGTTTTAGGACGTTTTATGAATTATCAAAATTCTACAACGCTTACAACAGATATTCAACAAAACTTTATTGGTGATTTCAAAATTGGAAACATGAGAAATAGAATTGTTGCTGGTTTGGATTACTTTAATAGAGGAGTAATTGACAACAGTTCTAATTATGTATCGAATGGTAATATTTATATTGGTAATCTAGATTTAAAAACTGTAAACGAAAATCTTTACGGAATTACAGATCCAGCTAAATATATTACAAACGGAGATAACGGAAATCTAACTAAAGCTGGAACTGATGCTCTTATCGCTTCTGCTGGTATGAGCAACAACAGAACAAAACAAGAAGTTTATAGCGCATACGTTTCTGATGTATTCAACTTTACTCCTGCTTTGTCTGCAATGGCAAGTTTACGTGTTGACCGTTTTATGACTGCTGGTAATGTAGCGACAAAAGATGACGACTTTAACCAAACTGCTTTTTCTCCTAAATTCGGTTTAGTATATCAGCCAATCTTGGATAAAGTTTCGATTTTTGCAAACTACATGGATGGTTTTGCAAATTCTGCTCCGGTAACAGAAATTTTACAAGACGGAACTAGTCGTCCAAGAACTTTTAAACCAGAGCACGCTAACCAATTCGAAATTGGAACAAAATTAAACATCTTTAGAGATAAACTTTATGCTACATTCAGCTACTACGATATTCAAGTAAAAGATCAAGTTTATGTAGTTTATACTGCAACAACTCAAACAGCATTTCAAGATGGAGCGCAAAGAAATAAAGGTTTTGAAGCAGAGTTTATTGCAAATCCAGTTGCAGGTTTAAACATCGTTGCAGGTTATAGCTATGTTGATGCTGTATTAAACGCTGGAGATCCTTCTTTTGTAGGACATAGACCAGAAAGTTCTGGCCCAAGAAACTTAGCAAATCTTTGGGCAAGTTATAAATTCCCAGAAGGAGATTTACAAGGCTTTGGTTTAGGTTTTGGAGGGAACTATGCTGACAAAAACTTAATTATGAACAGAAATGTTGTAGGTCAGTTTGCATTACCTTCTTATACTGTTTTAAATTCTTCAATTTTCTACGGTACAGAAAAATACACATTGACATTAAAATTAGACAATATTGCTAATGTTGATACTTACGATGGTTGGTCAACAATTCATCCAAGAAATATGAGAACTGTTGCGGCAAACTTCTCGTATAGATTCTAA
- a CDS encoding PepSY-associated TM helix domain-containing protein — protein MNNRHYNIYFHTHTVSGIVISVVLFVIFFAGSFSFFRDEIINWERSESTAITREIQLDYDKALKHLDEKYVLHGRNITISKPSIEERVGVYMEGTKDTLAPAKQKEGQFFYLNPTNYKSFTYEESYSLGELLYRLHFLAQIPYPIGYYLSGFVALFFLFAIVTGVLLHWNKIVSNFYIFRPKEKLKTLWTDAHTALGMIGLPFQFVYAVTGAFFMIKLLIVAPAVMALYNGDQDKLYKELEYTDPDYKFENKKLANPFNIDELVAKTKKNWSDFEITRVFIQNYGDANMHVLVEGELLSHKKFTGIGKVVYRISDGKEIAKKDPIAQTSYLDVVKNVLYRIHFGDYGGYALKIVSFILGIITCFVIISGVMIWLVARQKNNMPEKKRRFNAAVVRIYLAICLSMYPITALAFIGSKIFYPLSQSNLFTLYFGGWLLLTIFFILKKNDSFTNKACLISGSILGFLIPITNGIVSGDWFWTSFMENKIQIFFIDVFWIFLASISLYVAYHLKPKKTVA, from the coding sequence ATGAACAACCGTCATTATAACATCTATTTTCACACTCATACCGTAAGCGGAATCGTTATCAGTGTAGTTCTATTTGTAATTTTCTTTGCTGGATCTTTTTCTTTTTTTAGAGATGAAATCATCAATTGGGAAAGAAGTGAATCTACAGCAATCACAAGAGAAATTCAATTGGACTATGATAAAGCGCTAAAACATCTTGATGAAAAATATGTATTGCACGGCAGAAACATCACTATTTCTAAACCTTCTATAGAAGAAAGAGTTGGCGTTTATATGGAAGGAACCAAAGATACTTTGGCTCCAGCAAAACAAAAAGAAGGTCAGTTTTTCTATTTAAATCCTACAAACTATAAATCTTTTACTTATGAAGAATCTTATTCGTTAGGAGAACTTTTGTATCGTCTTCATTTTCTTGCCCAAATTCCGTATCCGATTGGCTATTATTTATCTGGATTTGTGGCTTTGTTTTTCTTGTTCGCGATTGTAACTGGAGTTTTATTGCACTGGAATAAAATTGTTTCAAACTTTTATATTTTCCGTCCAAAAGAAAAACTAAAAACACTTTGGACTGATGCACACACAGCTTTAGGAATGATTGGTTTGCCTTTTCAATTTGTATATGCGGTTACTGGTGCATTTTTCATGATCAAACTTCTAATTGTCGCGCCAGCCGTAATGGCTTTATACAATGGCGATCAAGATAAATTATATAAAGAATTAGAATACACCGATCCAGATTATAAATTTGAAAATAAAAAATTAGCCAATCCATTTAATATTGACGAATTGGTTGCTAAAACAAAAAAGAATTGGTCTGATTTTGAAATTACGCGTGTTTTCATTCAAAACTACGGCGACGCTAATATGCACGTTTTAGTGGAAGGTGAATTATTAAGCCACAAAAAATTTACCGGAATCGGAAAAGTGGTTTATCGAATCTCTGACGGAAAAGAAATCGCTAAAAAAGATCCAATCGCACAAACGAGTTATTTAGATGTTGTAAAAAATGTTTTATACAGAATTCATTTTGGAGATTATGGCGGATATGCTTTAAAAATCGTAAGTTTCATTTTAGGAATTATAACTTGTTTTGTAATCATTTCCGGAGTTATGATTTGGCTGGTTGCCAGACAGAAAAATAATATGCCAGAAAAGAAAAGACGTTTTAATGCAGCGGTTGTTCGTATTTATTTGGCTATTTGTTTAAGCATGTACCCAATTACTGCTTTGGCTTTTATCGGAAGTAAAATTTTCTATCCATTAAGTCAATCAAATCTATTTACGCTTTATTTTGGCGGATGGTTATTGCTAACAATCTTCTTTATCCTAAAAAAGAACGATTCGTTTACCAATAAAGCTTGCTTGATTTCTGGAAGTATTTTAGGATTCTTGATTCCAATTACAAACGGAATTGTGTCAGGAGATTGGTTTTGGACTTCTTTTATGGAAAATAAAATTCAGATTTTCTTTATTGATGTTTTCTGGATTTTCTTGGCTTCAATATCTTTATATGTTGCCTATCATTTAAAACCTAAAAAAACTGTTGCTTAA
- a CDS encoding PepSY-associated TM helix domain-containing protein yields the protein MGFKTKIRFLHKWLGLISGLIVFIISVTGCIFCFHDEIKDITRKEWRLVEPQNKPFLLPSVLEEKAKEILPKNKISMVSYYGKNRSAIVYTYSDSENLYLYFNPYTGKYLKTENPETDFFIIVEYIHLYLLLPDYIGKHIIGGATIIFILLLISGIIQWWPKKRADLKRSLTVKWSAKWRRVNYDWHNTSGFYISTIALILAITGLTFTYEWVGDGIYKSFNFGGDKALETKIPVVDTTKFKTNATNAIDLAFIQTQKLQPNAEMMFVLIPQQKGDIISTGAYPHTLRYDHQSNYYFHPNDGKLIQKQPFENKSLGLQVVEMNYGIHTGQVLDLPGKIIAFIVSLFAAALPVTGFIIWYGRNFKNKKVKA from the coding sequence ATGGGGTTCAAAACTAAAATACGTTTTCTGCATAAATGGCTCGGGTTAATTTCTGGGCTTATTGTTTTTATAATCAGTGTTACGGGCTGCATTTTCTGTTTTCATGATGAAATAAAAGACATTACCAGAAAAGAATGGCGTTTGGTTGAACCTCAAAATAAACCTTTTCTTCTTCCTTCCGTTTTAGAAGAAAAAGCAAAAGAAATTCTTCCGAAAAATAAAATCAGTATGGTTTCTTATTATGGAAAAAACCGTTCTGCGATTGTCTACACATATTCTGATTCTGAAAACTTATATCTGTATTTCAATCCTTACACAGGAAAATATTTAAAAACCGAAAATCCAGAAACTGATTTTTTCATTATTGTTGAATATATTCATTTGTACTTACTCCTTCCCGATTATATCGGAAAACATATTATTGGCGGCGCGACCATAATTTTTATCCTTTTATTAATTTCTGGAATTATACAATGGTGGCCTAAAAAAAGAGCTGATTTAAAAAGAAGCTTAACTGTAAAATGGTCTGCAAAATGGCGTCGTGTTAATTACGATTGGCACAATACTTCTGGCTTTTACATTTCTACTATTGCCTTAATTTTAGCCATAACTGGGCTTACCTTTACATACGAATGGGTTGGCGACGGAATTTATAAATCCTTTAATTTTGGAGGTGACAAAGCTTTGGAAACTAAAATTCCTGTTGTTGACACCACAAAATTCAAAACAAATGCTACAAATGCAATTGATCTTGCTTTTATTCAAACTCAAAAACTACAACCAAATGCAGAAATGATGTTTGTTTTAATTCCGCAGCAGAAAGGTGATATTATAAGTACAGGCGCATATCCGCATACGTTACGTTATGATCATCAAAGCAATTATTATTTTCACCCAAATGATGGAAAACTAATTCAGAAACAACCTTTTGAAAATAAAAGTCTCGGTTTGCAAGTTGTAGAAATGAATTATGGAATTCATACTGGCCAAGTATTAGATTTACCCGGAAAAATTATTGCTTTTATCGTGAGTTTATTTGCTGCCGCACTTCCAGTGACAGGATTTATCATTTGGTATGGAAGAAATTTCAAAAACAAAAAAGTTAAAGCATAA